In one window of Phycisphaerae bacterium DNA:
- the panB gene encoding 3-methyl-2-oxobutanoate hydroxymethyltransferase gives METKITITDLLAAKREGRKIAAVSCYDYTTAKLVSQTGVQMILVGDSGAQHMLGFDSTLPATMDFMVAITAAVRRGAPNVYLVADMPFLSYQLGISEAVKNAGRFVVEAGVQMIKIEVSSAYLDVIKAVSDANMAVMAHIGIRPQCISKIGKLKAEATTAEMAAELISLAEQMVNAGAAMLLIEGAATEVAEIITGRSEVPVISCGAGAGCDGQILIAPDILGLGQGPNPKFAKSYGNAAEATIEAFKNYTKEVQSGEFPDDGHSYHMKKGELERLKEILK, from the coding sequence ATGGAAACAAAGATTACGATTACGGATTTGCTGGCGGCCAAACGGGAGGGCCGAAAGATTGCTGCGGTAAGCTGTTACGACTACACCACAGCCAAACTGGTCTCTCAAACCGGTGTGCAGATGATATTAGTGGGTGATTCCGGGGCGCAGCATATGCTGGGTTTCGACTCGACGCTGCCTGCGACGATGGATTTTATGGTAGCGATAACGGCGGCGGTGCGGCGCGGGGCGCCAAACGTGTATCTGGTGGCGGATATGCCGTTTTTGAGCTATCAGCTCGGGATAAGCGAGGCGGTGAAGAACGCGGGGCGGTTCGTTGTCGAGGCGGGGGTGCAGATGATAAAAATCGAGGTCAGCAGCGCGTATCTCGATGTAATTAAAGCAGTTAGCGACGCCAATATGGCGGTCATGGCGCATATAGGGATTCGGCCTCAGTGCATAAGCAAAATCGGGAAACTCAAGGCGGAGGCGACCACCGCGGAGATGGCGGCGGAGCTTATAAGTCTTGCTGAGCAAATGGTTAACGCAGGGGCGGCGATGCTGTTAATCGAGGGGGCGGCGACGGAGGTGGCGGAGATTATAACTGGCCGCAGCGAGGTGCCGGTGATAAGCTGCGGGGCGGGGGCGGGCTGTGACGGACAGATACTGATTGCGCCGGATATTTTAGGGCTGGGGCAGGGGCCAAATCCAAAGTTTGCAAAGAGTTACGGCAATGCGGCGGAGGCGACAATCGAGGCGTTTAAGAATTATACTAAAGAGGTTCAGAGCGGCGAATTTCCAGACGACGGGCATAGCTACCATATGAAAAAAGGTGAGTTGGAGAGGTTGAAAGAGATATTAAAATAG
- a CDS encoding PEP-CTERM sorting domain-containing protein produces the protein MCKKLFVALVVLALCMPAMAAYIGFNEDEEPAGAANPLLVDITEGGAPKADWQGWGPGYSWTGPVSGTLNNPFYVESWEIPTIEIDAYKTGQDPANNGGSRGRSGGLSFVAGTGEYNATAKMFGMNYLKITLGGLAPETEYRIKLWSFEATNVWSANSANPRSKFGVWSTLNPTSWLTSNGYPNGYAPTEMTDGTSGMPEAMVDAMGTEYGRASVMADGYINDNNNLVGTENNMVDFYVTTSATGYVTVYGWIDPTDWAGSMHMPINGLMITPEPATIALLGLGGLALLRRKRS, from the coding sequence ATGTGTAAAAAGTTATTTGTAGCGTTAGTTGTTCTTGCACTGTGCATGCCGGCAATGGCTGCCTATATCGGGTTTAACGAGGACGAAGAACCCGCTGGAGCTGCTAATCCTTTGCTTGTTGACATCACTGAAGGCGGCGCGCCGAAAGCTGATTGGCAAGGCTGGGGCCCTGGTTATTCTTGGACTGGTCCGGTAAGTGGGACTTTAAACAATCCTTTTTACGTGGAGAGTTGGGAAATTCCAACCATCGAAATCGATGCGTACAAAACAGGCCAAGATCCCGCTAACAACGGCGGTTCACGCGGCCGCAGCGGCGGATTGTCATTCGTTGCCGGTACAGGTGAATACAATGCGACTGCCAAGATGTTCGGTATGAACTACCTGAAGATCACACTCGGCGGTCTGGCACCCGAGACTGAGTACCGGATAAAACTCTGGTCCTTTGAGGCGACAAATGTATGGTCTGCAAATTCAGCCAATCCGCGATCAAAGTTCGGAGTTTGGAGCACGCTTAACCCGACAAGCTGGCTGACCAGCAACGGTTATCCGAATGGCTATGCCCCGACAGAAATGACCGATGGTACATCCGGTATGCCTGAAGCCATGGTTGATGCTATGGGAACCGAATACGGCAGAGCTTCCGTGATGGCCGATGGATATATCAACGATAACAACAATTTGGTTGGCACCGAGAACAACATGGTTGATTTCTATGTAACTACTTCGGCAACTGGCTATGTTACAGTTTACGGCTGGATCGATCCTACCGACTGGGCAGGCAGCATGCATATGCCGATTAACGGCCTCATGATTACTCCTGAGCCGGCAACAATTGCACTGTTAGGCTTAGGTGGATTAGCCCTGTTACGCAGGAAACGTTCTTAA